The proteins below come from a single Ictalurus furcatus strain D&B chromosome 15, Billie_1.0, whole genome shotgun sequence genomic window:
- the b4galt3 gene encoding beta-1,4-galactosyltransferase 3, with protein MLCCGRALDSPCTLALLVGFQFAFVLYFSLGGFRSLVSVLVHSSEPEFDYSRPHDVYTNLSQLSALPPPHPSGAEPQLRSCLLPSPLLVGPVSVRLSSPLSLEEIKVKNPLVTPGGHYRPTDCEPRHHTAIVVPYRNRQSHLRTLLYHLHPFLQRQQIHYGIYIVHQSGNSTFNRAKLLNVGVREALKEEDWGCIFLHDVDLLPENDHNTYTCHPQYPTHLSVAMDKFRYRLPYPQYFGGVSAVTPDQYLKMNGFPNQYWGWGGEDDDIAARVRLSGMKIVRPPVAVGHYKMIKHKGDKGNEQNPRRFDLLKHTRLNWRSDGLNSLTYELLSKELEPLYTNLSVNIGEDPHPPPKKFALPKNASYPAARPKDREKDKGTLGWQSTQVTKLDEGHLKVTNTSSDVGQKDVVKQEIV; from the exons ATGCTGTGCTGTGGCCGAGCTCTGGACTCTCCCTGTACTCTGGCTCTGCTGGTGGGTTTCCAGTTTGCATTTGTGCTCTATTTCTCCTTGGGAGGCTTCCGTAGCCTTGTCTCTGTGCTGGTGCACTCCTCAGAACCTGAGTTTGACTACTCTCGGCCGCATGATGTCTACACTAACCTCAGCCAGCTCAGTGCCCTGCCGCCCCCTCATCCGAGCGGAGCTGAGCCACAGCTCAGGAGCTGCTTGTTGCCATCACCACTGCTTG TGGGTCCTGTGTCTGTTCGCCTGTCCTCCCCCCTTTCTCTGGAGGAGATAAAAGTGAAGAATCCTCTGGTGACCCCAGGAGGCCATTACCGTCCTACGGACTGTGAACCGAGACATCACACAGCTATCGTGGTCCCCTACAGAAATCGGCAGAGCCACCTGCGAACACTCCTCTACCATCTGCACCCGTTCCTGCAGAGGCAGCAGATACACTACGGCATCTACATCGTACACCAG TCAGGAAACTCGACATTTAACCGTGCAAAACTACTGAATGTGGGAGTGCGGGAAGCTCTGAAGGAGGAAGACTGGGGTTGCATCTTCCTCCATGATGTTGACTTGCTTCCAGAAAATGACCACAACACCTACACTTGCCACCCACAGTACCCCACTCACCTCTCTGTGGCTATGGACAAGTTCAGATACAG GCTTCCGTACCCTCAGTACTTTGGTGGAGTGTCTGCTGTCACTCCAGACCAGTACCTCAAGATGAATGGCTTTCCAAATCAGTACTGGGGCTGGGGAGGAGAGGATGATGACATTGCTGCTCG AGTTCGTCTATCTGGGATGAAGATAGTGCGCCCTCCTGTGGCCGTGGGTCATTATAAGATGATTAAGCATAAAGGGGACAAGGGTAATGAGCAGAACCCCAGAAG GTTTGACTTGTTGAAGCACACCAGGTTAAATTGGAGGTCAGATGGACTCAACTCGCTCACTTATGAGCTCCTTTCCAAAGAGTTAGAGCCGCTGTACACCAACCTGAGTGTCAACATTGGGGAAGACCCTCACCCTCCTCCCAAAAAGTTTGCACTCCCTAAAAATGCTTCTTATCCAGCGGCAAGACccaaagacagagaaaaagacaaagGAACACTAGGATGGCAGTCCACTCAAGTTACCAAATTAGACGAGGGTCACTTAAAAGTAACCAATACGAGTTCAGATGTTGGTCAGAAAGATGTcgtgaaacaggaaattgtttga
- the LOC128619256 gene encoding protein Flattop-like isoform X1 produces MSSSFSANQYDSAFKSNKLQNWTVPKQYKEKPSPAEGHTIFIATDRGHLLPGVKRGYPWTSFQGTWDLPSHIPPVHINPTARSQEGQQRLRGWGQVQHLVPSASGKLNETNENSRTPQCEGTSGNGQHKGFSVNIPAPDGPGLERTVSQASQVQSRPATQQSQVQSRPATQQSQVQSIPATQQSQVQSIPATQQSQVQSRPATQQSQVQSRPATQQSQVQSRPATQQSQVQSIPATQQSQVQSRPATQQSQVQSIPATQQSQVQSRPATQQSHAEPQPASTQSQAKSRPLTQASQTSNQD; encoded by the exons ATGTCGTCGAGTTTCTCCGCAAACCAG TACGACAGCGCTTTCAAGTCGAATAAACTCCAGAACTGGACCGTACCAAAACAATACAAAGAG AAACCGTCGCCAGCAGAGGGCCACACTATATTTATAGCCACAGACAGAGGACACCTGCTTCCTGGTGTGAAG cGTGGATATCCTTGGACCTCATTCCAGGGGACGTGGGACTTACCAAGTCATATCCCTCCAGTTCACATTAATCCTACAGCACGCTCACAGGAGGGCCAGCAGCGCCTCAGGGGATGGGGGCAGGTGCAACACCTGGTTCCATCAGCCTCGGGTAAACTAAATGAAACCAATGAAAACAGCAGGACACCACAGTGTGAG GGTACTAGTGGTAATGGTCAGCACAAGGGATTTTCTGTGAACATTCCTGCTCCAGATGGACCCGGACTGGAAAGGACCGTATCACAAGCCAGTCAAGTTCAGTCTAGACCAGCAACTCAGCAAAGCCAAGTTCAGTCTAGACCAGCAACTCAGCAAAGCCAAGTTCAGTCTATACCAGCAACTCAGCAAAGTCAAGTTCAGTCTATACCAGCAACTCAGCAAAGCCAAGTTCAGTCTAGACCAGCAACTCAGCAAAGCCAAGTTCAGTCTAGACCAGCAACTCAGCAAAGCCAAGTTCAGTCTAGACCAGCAACTCAGCAAAGCCAAGTTCAGTCTATACCAGCAACTCAGCAAAGTCAAGTTCAGTCTAGACCAGCAACTCAGCAAAGTCAAGTTCAGTCTATACCAGCAACTCAGCAAAGCCAAGTTCAGTCTAGACCAGCAACTCAGCAAAGCCATGCTGAGCCACAACCAGCCTCTACACAAAGCCAGGCCAAGTCCAGACCACTAACGCAGGCCAGCCAGACCAGCAATCAAGATTAG
- the LOC128619256 gene encoding protein Flattop-like isoform X2 encodes MSSSFSANQYDSAFKSNKLQNWTVPKQYKEKPSPAEGHTIFIATDRGHLLPGVKGTWDLPSHIPPVHINPTARSQEGQQRLRGWGQVQHLVPSASGKLNETNENSRTPQCEGTSGNGQHKGFSVNIPAPDGPGLERTVSQASQVQSRPATQQSQVQSRPATQQSQVQSIPATQQSQVQSIPATQQSQVQSRPATQQSQVQSRPATQQSQVQSRPATQQSQVQSIPATQQSQVQSRPATQQSQVQSIPATQQSQVQSRPATQQSHAEPQPASTQSQAKSRPLTQASQTSNQD; translated from the exons ATGTCGTCGAGTTTCTCCGCAAACCAG TACGACAGCGCTTTCAAGTCGAATAAACTCCAGAACTGGACCGTACCAAAACAATACAAAGAG AAACCGTCGCCAGCAGAGGGCCACACTATATTTATAGCCACAGACAGAGGACACCTGCTTCCTGGTGTGAAG GGGACGTGGGACTTACCAAGTCATATCCCTCCAGTTCACATTAATCCTACAGCACGCTCACAGGAGGGCCAGCAGCGCCTCAGGGGATGGGGGCAGGTGCAACACCTGGTTCCATCAGCCTCGGGTAAACTAAATGAAACCAATGAAAACAGCAGGACACCACAGTGTGAG GGTACTAGTGGTAATGGTCAGCACAAGGGATTTTCTGTGAACATTCCTGCTCCAGATGGACCCGGACTGGAAAGGACCGTATCACAAGCCAGTCAAGTTCAGTCTAGACCAGCAACTCAGCAAAGCCAAGTTCAGTCTAGACCAGCAACTCAGCAAAGCCAAGTTCAGTCTATACCAGCAACTCAGCAAAGTCAAGTTCAGTCTATACCAGCAACTCAGCAAAGCCAAGTTCAGTCTAGACCAGCAACTCAGCAAAGCCAAGTTCAGTCTAGACCAGCAACTCAGCAAAGCCAAGTTCAGTCTAGACCAGCAACTCAGCAAAGCCAAGTTCAGTCTATACCAGCAACTCAGCAAAGTCAAGTTCAGTCTAGACCAGCAACTCAGCAAAGTCAAGTTCAGTCTATACCAGCAACTCAGCAAAGCCAAGTTCAGTCTAGACCAGCAACTCAGCAAAGCCATGCTGAGCCACAACCAGCCTCTACACAAAGCCAGGCCAAGTCCAGACCACTAACGCAGGCCAGCCAGACCAGCAATCAAGATTAG
- the LOC128619256 gene encoding protein Flattop-like isoform X3, protein MCVHCSVRWISIPSRGTWDLPSHIPPVHINPTARSQEGQQRLRGWGQVQHLVPSASGKLNETNENSRTPQCEGTSGNGQHKGFSVNIPAPDGPGLERTVSQASQVQSRPATQQSQVQSRPATQQSQVQSIPATQQSQVQSIPATQQSQVQSRPATQQSQVQSRPATQQSQVQSRPATQQSQVQSIPATQQSQVQSRPATQQSQVQSIPATQQSQVQSRPATQQSHAEPQPASTQSQAKSRPLTQASQTSNQD, encoded by the exons atgtgtgtgcattgttCAGTGAGATGGAttagcatcccatccagg GGGACGTGGGACTTACCAAGTCATATCCCTCCAGTTCACATTAATCCTACAGCACGCTCACAGGAGGGCCAGCAGCGCCTCAGGGGATGGGGGCAGGTGCAACACCTGGTTCCATCAGCCTCGGGTAAACTAAATGAAACCAATGAAAACAGCAGGACACCACAGTGTGAG GGTACTAGTGGTAATGGTCAGCACAAGGGATTTTCTGTGAACATTCCTGCTCCAGATGGACCCGGACTGGAAAGGACCGTATCACAAGCCAGTCAAGTTCAGTCTAGACCAGCAACTCAGCAAAGCCAAGTTCAGTCTAGACCAGCAACTCAGCAAAGCCAAGTTCAGTCTATACCAGCAACTCAGCAAAGTCAAGTTCAGTCTATACCAGCAACTCAGCAAAGCCAAGTTCAGTCTAGACCAGCAACTCAGCAAAGCCAAGTTCAGTCTAGACCAGCAACTCAGCAAAGCCAAGTTCAGTCTAGACCAGCAACTCAGCAAAGCCAAGTTCAGTCTATACCAGCAACTCAGCAAAGTCAAGTTCAGTCTAGACCAGCAACTCAGCAAAGTCAAGTTCAGTCTATACCAGCAACTCAGCAAAGCCAAGTTCAGTCTAGACCAGCAACTCAGCAAAGCCATGCTGAGCCACAACCAGCCTCTACACAAAGCCAGGCCAAGTCCAGACCACTAACGCAGGCCAGCCAGACCAGCAATCAAGATTAG
- the LOC128619258 gene encoding protein Flattop-like isoform X2 → MSSSFSANQYDSAFKSNKLQNWTVPKQYKEKPSPAEGHTIFIATDRGHLLPGVKGTWDLPSHIPPVHINPTARSQEGQQRLRGWGQVQHLVPSASGKLNETNENSRTPQCEGTSGNGQHKGFSVNIPAPDGPGLERTVSQASQVQSRPATQQSQVQSRPATQQSQVQSIPATRQSQVQSRPATQQSHAEPQPASTQSQAKSRPLTQASKTSNQD, encoded by the exons ATGTCGTCGAGTTTCTCCGCAAACCAG TACGACAGCGCTTTCAAGTCGAATAAACTCCAGAACTGGACCGTACCAAAACAATACAAAGAG AAACCGTCGCCAGCAGAGGGCCACACTATATTTATAGCCACAGACAGAGGACACCTGCTTCCTGGTGTGAAG GGGACGTGGGACTTACCAAGTCATATCCCTCCAGTTCATATTAATCCTACAGCACGCTCACAGGAGGGCCAGCAGCGCCTCAGGGGATGGGGGCAGGTGCAGCACCTGGTTCCATCAGCCTCGGGTAAACTAAATGAAACCAATGAAAACAGCAGGACACCACAGTGTGAG GGTACTAGTGGTAATGGTCAGCACAAGGGATTTTCTGTGAACATTCCTGCTCCAGATGGACCCGGACTGGAAAGGACCGTATCACAAGCCAGTCAAGTTCAGTCTAGACCAGCAACTCAGCAAAGTCAAGTTCAATCTAGACCAGCAACTCAGCAAAGTCAAGTTCAGTCTATACCAGCAACTCGGCAAAGCCAAGTTCAGTCTAGACCAGCAACTCAGCAAAGCCATGCTGAGCCACAACCAGCCTCTACACAAAGCCAGGCCAAGTCCAGACCACTAACGCAGGCCAGCAAGACCAGCAATCAAGATTAG
- the LOC128619258 gene encoding protein Flattop-like isoform X1, with protein MSSSFSANQYDSAFKSNKLQNWTVPKQYKEKPSPAEGHTIFIATDRGHLLPGVKRGYPWTSFQGTWDLPSHIPPVHINPTARSQEGQQRLRGWGQVQHLVPSASGKLNETNENSRTPQCEGTSGNGQHKGFSVNIPAPDGPGLERTVSQASQVQSRPATQQSQVQSRPATQQSQVQSIPATRQSQVQSRPATQQSHAEPQPASTQSQAKSRPLTQASKTSNQD; from the exons ATGTCGTCGAGTTTCTCCGCAAACCAG TACGACAGCGCTTTCAAGTCGAATAAACTCCAGAACTGGACCGTACCAAAACAATACAAAGAG AAACCGTCGCCAGCAGAGGGCCACACTATATTTATAGCCACAGACAGAGGACACCTGCTTCCTGGTGTGAAG cGTGGATATCCTTGGACCTCATTCCAGGGGACGTGGGACTTACCAAGTCATATCCCTCCAGTTCATATTAATCCTACAGCACGCTCACAGGAGGGCCAGCAGCGCCTCAGGGGATGGGGGCAGGTGCAGCACCTGGTTCCATCAGCCTCGGGTAAACTAAATGAAACCAATGAAAACAGCAGGACACCACAGTGTGAG GGTACTAGTGGTAATGGTCAGCACAAGGGATTTTCTGTGAACATTCCTGCTCCAGATGGACCCGGACTGGAAAGGACCGTATCACAAGCCAGTCAAGTTCAGTCTAGACCAGCAACTCAGCAAAGTCAAGTTCAATCTAGACCAGCAACTCAGCAAAGTCAAGTTCAGTCTATACCAGCAACTCGGCAAAGCCAAGTTCAGTCTAGACCAGCAACTCAGCAAAGCCATGCTGAGCCACAACCAGCCTCTACACAAAGCCAGGCCAAGTCCAGACCACTAACGCAGGCCAGCAAGACCAGCAATCAAGATTAG
- the ccnq gene encoding cyclin-Q isoform X1 translates to MQASRSAHVATGVENNVTAAGESSNETKTHFRVCRFIIETVLLVAGVKLGMQSVPVATACSLYHKFFQTASLQVYEPYLVAMSCIYLAGKVEEQHLRTRDIINVCHRYFRLGSDPLELDEKFWELRDSVVQCELLILRQLNFHVSFEHPHKYLLHYLLSVRSLLNRHAWSRTPIAETAWALLKDSYHGPVCVRHQPQHLAITALYLALHTYGVKVPAGEREWWQVLCEDITKAQIEAILTELLQLYDMEAKCT, encoded by the exons ATGCAAGCGTCACGCTCTGCACACGTAGCCACCGGCGTGGAGAATAACGTTACAGCTGCTGGAGAGTCCAGTAATGaaaccaaaacacacttccGAGTCTGTCGCTTCATCATCGAGACAG TGTTGTTGGTTGCAGGAGTGAAGTTGGGTATGCAGTCTGTTCCTGTAGCCACTGCATGTTCACTCTACCACAAGTTCTTCCAGACTGCCAGTTTACAGGTCTACGAGCCATACTTGGTAGCCATGTCCTGCATCTATCTTGCGGGCAAAGTTGAAGAACAGCATCTCCGAACAAGAGACATTATCAACGTCTGTCACAG ATATTTCCGCCTCGGAAGTGATCCACTGGAGCTGGATGAGAAATTCTGGGAGCTGCGAGATAGTGTAGTCCAGTGTGAACTCCTCATTCTGAGACAGCTCAACTTTCATGTGTCATTCGAACATCCTCATAAA TACCTCCTGCACTACCTACTGTCCGTGCGGAGTTTGCTGAACCGTCATGCTTGGTCTCGGACCCCCATTGCTGAAACAGCTTGGGCCCTGCTCAAAGACAGTTACCATGGACCAGTGTGTGTGCGCCATCAGCCTCAGCACCTCGCAATTACAGCACTCTACCTTGCTCTGCACACTTATGGAGTCAAGGTGCCTGCTGGAGAAAGGGAGTGGTGGCAG GTTCTGTGTGAGGACATTACCAAAGCCCAGATTGAGGCCATATTGACTGAACTGTTGCAGCTCTATGACATGGAAGCCAAATGCACCTGA
- the ccnq gene encoding cyclin-Q isoform X2, whose amino-acid sequence MQASRSAHVATGVENNVTAAGESSNETKTHFRVCRFIIETGVKLGMQSVPVATACSLYHKFFQTASLQVYEPYLVAMSCIYLAGKVEEQHLRTRDIINVCHRYFRLGSDPLELDEKFWELRDSVVQCELLILRQLNFHVSFEHPHKYLLHYLLSVRSLLNRHAWSRTPIAETAWALLKDSYHGPVCVRHQPQHLAITALYLALHTYGVKVPAGEREWWQVLCEDITKAQIEAILTELLQLYDMEAKCT is encoded by the exons ATGCAAGCGTCACGCTCTGCACACGTAGCCACCGGCGTGGAGAATAACGTTACAGCTGCTGGAGAGTCCAGTAATGaaaccaaaacacacttccGAGTCTGTCGCTTCATCATCGAGACAG GAGTGAAGTTGGGTATGCAGTCTGTTCCTGTAGCCACTGCATGTTCACTCTACCACAAGTTCTTCCAGACTGCCAGTTTACAGGTCTACGAGCCATACTTGGTAGCCATGTCCTGCATCTATCTTGCGGGCAAAGTTGAAGAACAGCATCTCCGAACAAGAGACATTATCAACGTCTGTCACAG ATATTTCCGCCTCGGAAGTGATCCACTGGAGCTGGATGAGAAATTCTGGGAGCTGCGAGATAGTGTAGTCCAGTGTGAACTCCTCATTCTGAGACAGCTCAACTTTCATGTGTCATTCGAACATCCTCATAAA TACCTCCTGCACTACCTACTGTCCGTGCGGAGTTTGCTGAACCGTCATGCTTGGTCTCGGACCCCCATTGCTGAAACAGCTTGGGCCCTGCTCAAAGACAGTTACCATGGACCAGTGTGTGTGCGCCATCAGCCTCAGCACCTCGCAATTACAGCACTCTACCTTGCTCTGCACACTTATGGAGTCAAGGTGCCTGCTGGAGAAAGGGAGTGGTGGCAG GTTCTGTGTGAGGACATTACCAAAGCCCAGATTGAGGCCATATTGACTGAACTGTTGCAGCTCTATGACATGGAAGCCAAATGCACCTGA
- the ccnq gene encoding cyclin-Q isoform X3: MQSVPVATACSLYHKFFQTASLQVYEPYLVAMSCIYLAGKVEEQHLRTRDIINVCHRYFRLGSDPLELDEKFWELRDSVVQCELLILRQLNFHVSFEHPHKYLLHYLLSVRSLLNRHAWSRTPIAETAWALLKDSYHGPVCVRHQPQHLAITALYLALHTYGVKVPAGEREWWQVLCEDITKAQIEAILTELLQLYDMEAKCT; this comes from the exons ATGCAGTCTGTTCCTGTAGCCACTGCATGTTCACTCTACCACAAGTTCTTCCAGACTGCCAGTTTACAGGTCTACGAGCCATACTTGGTAGCCATGTCCTGCATCTATCTTGCGGGCAAAGTTGAAGAACAGCATCTCCGAACAAGAGACATTATCAACGTCTGTCACAG ATATTTCCGCCTCGGAAGTGATCCACTGGAGCTGGATGAGAAATTCTGGGAGCTGCGAGATAGTGTAGTCCAGTGTGAACTCCTCATTCTGAGACAGCTCAACTTTCATGTGTCATTCGAACATCCTCATAAA TACCTCCTGCACTACCTACTGTCCGTGCGGAGTTTGCTGAACCGTCATGCTTGGTCTCGGACCCCCATTGCTGAAACAGCTTGGGCCCTGCTCAAAGACAGTTACCATGGACCAGTGTGTGTGCGCCATCAGCCTCAGCACCTCGCAATTACAGCACTCTACCTTGCTCTGCACACTTATGGAGTCAAGGTGCCTGCTGGAGAAAGGGAGTGGTGGCAG GTTCTGTGTGAGGACATTACCAAAGCCCAGATTGAGGCCATATTGACTGAACTGTTGCAGCTCTATGACATGGAAGCCAAATGCACCTGA